A portion of the Oxynema aestuarii AP17 genome contains these proteins:
- a CDS encoding anthranilate synthase component II translates to MIVVIDNYDSFTYNLVQYLGELGNDWPVASEIRVYRNDRLSVEELEQLQPSAIVISPGPGRPEDAGISLEIIEKLGPTIPILGVCLGHQCIGQVFGGKIVSAAELMHGKTSEVHHNDVGVFRGIENPMTATRYHSLVIDRNTCPPDLEITAWVEDGTIMGVRHRHYPHIQGVQFHPESILTQSGKQLLTNFLSQVKELSVAR, encoded by the coding sequence GTGATCGTCGTTATCGATAACTATGACAGCTTTACCTACAACCTCGTCCAGTATTTGGGCGAACTTGGGAACGATTGGCCCGTCGCCTCTGAAATTCGGGTCTATCGCAACGATCGCCTTTCGGTCGAAGAACTCGAACAACTGCAACCGAGTGCGATCGTTATTTCCCCCGGTCCCGGACGCCCGGAAGACGCGGGAATTTCCCTCGAAATTATCGAAAAATTAGGGCCGACGATCCCGATTCTCGGCGTTTGCTTGGGTCACCAATGTATCGGTCAAGTCTTTGGCGGTAAAATCGTTTCGGCGGCGGAACTGATGCACGGCAAAACCTCCGAAGTCCATCACAACGATGTCGGCGTTTTCCGAGGCATCGAAAATCCGATGACCGCCACCCGCTATCACAGCCTGGTCATCGACCGCAATACTTGCCCGCCGGATCTCGAAATCACCGCGTGGGTGGAAGACGGCACGATTATGGGAGTCCGTCACCGCCACTATCCCCACATCCAAGGGGTTCAATTCCATCCGGAAAGTATTCTGACCCAATCGGGCAAACAGTTACTGACCAATTTTCTCAGTCAAGTGAAGGAGTTGTCTGTCGCCCGTTAA
- a CDS encoding MBL fold metallo-hydrolase, with the protein MNRRQLLKYASLGVLSAVGTGWPSMGQPGRAQSTSPSPSPTPASNALTVQWLGHTAFLFSGGGRRVLVNPFRNLGCTAGYRPPKVGADLVLISSRLLDEGATDGLPGSPRLLYEPGAYQLGSESIQGIRTDHDLEGGRRFGINVVWVWSQAGLRIVHLGGAAAPITMEQQILIGRPDLLLLPVGGGPKAYGPEAAKATMDRLNPRLVIPTHYLTEAAGQGCELVEVDRFLSLVDPAIVDRAGGDTLQLTRESLPETGTRVKVLSYRF; encoded by the coding sequence GTGAATCGCCGACAGTTATTGAAATATGCCAGTCTCGGAGTCTTGAGTGCAGTAGGCACGGGGTGGCCCTCCATGGGACAGCCGGGACGGGCGCAGAGTACGAGTCCGTCGCCGAGTCCGACCCCGGCGAGCAATGCTTTAACCGTACAGTGGTTGGGGCATACGGCGTTTTTGTTTAGCGGTGGAGGGCGGCGCGTTTTAGTCAATCCTTTTCGCAACCTCGGTTGTACCGCCGGGTATCGCCCGCCGAAGGTGGGGGCGGATTTGGTGCTGATTAGTTCGCGCTTGCTCGACGAGGGCGCCACGGACGGGCTGCCGGGGAGTCCGAGGTTGCTTTACGAACCGGGAGCTTATCAACTCGGGAGTGAGTCGATTCAGGGGATTCGCACGGATCACGACCTCGAAGGCGGTCGCCGTTTTGGGATTAATGTAGTTTGGGTGTGGTCCCAGGCGGGGCTTCGGATCGTCCATTTGGGCGGGGCGGCGGCGCCGATTACGATGGAGCAGCAAATTTTGATCGGTCGTCCGGACCTGTTGTTGCTTCCCGTCGGTGGCGGTCCGAAAGCTTACGGTCCGGAGGCGGCGAAGGCGACGATGGATCGACTCAATCCGCGTTTGGTGATTCCGACTCATTATCTAACGGAAGCGGCGGGGCAAGGGTGCGAGTTGGTAGAGGTGGATCGGTTTTTGAGTTTGGTGGATCCGGCGATCGTCGATCGCGCTGGAGGCGATACGCTGCAACTGACTCGGGAAAGTTTGCCGGAAACGGGGACGAGAGTGAAGGTGTTGAGTTATCGGTTTTAG
- the cobA gene encoding uroporphyrinogen-III C-methyltransferase, whose translation MNQSEQIRCVGKVYLVGAGPGDPGLLTLKGKTLLEYADVVVYDALVSPQILETINPKAERIDAGKRRGRHSLKQEETTRILIEKARTHAAVVRLKGGDPFVFGRGGEEMEDLIAAGVPVEVVPGVTAGIAAPAYAGIPLTHRHYSSSVTFVTGHEAAGKYRPEVNWSAIAHGSETIVIYMGIHNLPYITRELQKAGLSPETPIALIRWGTRIEQEELIGTIGSIVRQVEETGFEAPAIAAIGSVVKLHEIFGNSRPVVFA comes from the coding sequence ATGAATCAGAGCGAACAGATCCGTTGCGTGGGTAAAGTTTATTTAGTTGGTGCGGGACCGGGAGACCCCGGTTTGCTCACCCTCAAGGGCAAAACTCTACTGGAATATGCGGATGTGGTGGTTTACGATGCGTTGGTCAGTCCGCAAATTCTGGAGACGATCAACCCGAAGGCGGAGCGGATTGATGCGGGAAAACGTCGGGGTCGTCATTCCCTCAAGCAAGAGGAAACGACGCGGATTTTAATTGAGAAGGCGCGCACTCATGCGGCGGTGGTGCGTCTGAAGGGGGGCGATCCGTTCGTGTTCGGTCGCGGTGGCGAGGAGATGGAAGATTTAATCGCGGCGGGGGTTCCGGTGGAAGTGGTACCCGGCGTGACGGCGGGAATTGCGGCGCCTGCTTATGCGGGGATTCCGTTGACTCACCGTCATTACAGTTCGTCGGTGACGTTCGTGACGGGGCACGAGGCGGCGGGGAAGTACCGACCCGAGGTGAATTGGTCGGCGATCGCCCACGGTTCGGAAACGATCGTGATTTATATGGGGATCCACAATTTACCCTATATTACTCGGGAGTTACAAAAGGCGGGTTTGTCTCCAGAAACGCCGATCGCCCTGATTCGTTGGGGAACTCGTATCGAGCAGGAGGAGTTGATCGGGACGATTGGCTCGATCGTTCGGCAGGTGGAGGAAACGGGGTTTGAGGCCCCGGCGATCGCGGCGATCGGCTCGGTGGTGAAGTTACACGAGATTTTCGGTAACAGTCGTCCCGTGGTGTTTGCTTGA
- a CDS encoding SAM-dependent methyltransferase, translated as MELDALLKLHCDLPQEGPGSDEATLDALRRLPPLPSSSRVFDLGCGPGRHTLVLARALDTRIVAVDLYKQFLVQLREAATDANLSDRIETRVGDMSQLDEPPESIDLIWSEAAIYTIGFERGLRYWYSLLKPTGFAVVSEVTWLDPTPPPEAIAFWEQEYPEMTDISSNLELAAQAGYKVFDHFVLNRAAWDAYYGPLRDRVRYWRSQPNLDENFLQVLDETEREIEVFDRYGDSFGYVFYLMQK; from the coding sequence ATGGAATTAGACGCCTTACTCAAACTGCACTGCGATTTACCCCAAGAAGGCCCCGGAAGTGACGAAGCCACCTTAGACGCCTTGCGGCGCCTGCCTCCCCTTCCCAGTAGCTCCCGCGTCTTCGATCTCGGCTGCGGTCCGGGACGACACACCCTCGTTTTAGCCCGGGCGCTCGACACGCGGATCGTGGCGGTAGACTTGTACAAACAGTTTTTAGTCCAATTGCGCGAAGCGGCGACCGACGCCAATTTGAGCGATCGCATCGAAACTCGCGTCGGAGATATGAGCCAACTCGACGAACCGCCGGAAAGTATCGATTTAATCTGGTCGGAAGCGGCAATTTACACGATCGGCTTCGAGCGAGGCTTGCGCTACTGGTACTCCCTGCTCAAACCCACTGGATTCGCCGTCGTCAGCGAAGTCACCTGGCTCGATCCGACGCCACCGCCGGAGGCGATCGCCTTTTGGGAACAAGAATATCCCGAAATGACCGATATTTCCAGCAATCTCGAACTCGCCGCCCAGGCGGGTTACAAAGTTTTCGACCATTTTGTTTTAAACCGCGCCGCCTGGGACGCCTATTACGGCCCGTTGCGCGATCGCGTGCGCTACTGGCGAAGCCAACCCAATTTAGACGAAAATTTTCTCCAAGTTCTCGACGAGACCGAACGGGAAATCGAAGTGTTCGATCGCTACGGCGACAGTTTCGGTTACGTCTTTTATTTAATGCAAAAATAA
- the truB gene encoding tRNA pseudouridine(55) synthase TruB, translated as MQGFVNLNKPTGMTSHDCVARVRRLLRTKRVGHGGTLDPAATGVLPIAVGKATRLLPYLPTGKAYRGTVRFGVTTATDDLEGTVISQNPVPTLTRDAVEAVLGRFVGAIEQIPPAYSAIQVNGKRLYQLARAGEAVEVPARQVEIYRIALSEWRGGDYPEAVLDIECGPGTYIRAIARDLGEILATGGTLAALTRTQSCGFALADSVTFEEMETACDRGTFTPIAPDKALAHLSKVSLSPEFARRWCQGQRVPLPPASGNCPPPVCVDRDDGEFLGIAEITESEGDRRLVPKMVFLPEG; from the coding sequence GTGCAAGGATTCGTCAATTTAAACAAGCCTACTGGCATGACCTCTCACGATTGTGTCGCCCGGGTTCGGCGCCTGTTGCGAACCAAGCGCGTCGGACATGGCGGCACCTTAGACCCTGCCGCCACGGGAGTTTTACCGATCGCCGTCGGTAAAGCCACCCGCTTGTTGCCGTACCTCCCCACGGGGAAAGCCTATCGCGGCACCGTGCGCTTTGGGGTGACCACCGCCACCGACGACCTCGAAGGAACAGTCATCAGCCAAAACCCGGTTCCGACCCTAACCCGAGACGCGGTAGAGGCGGTGTTGGGTCGCTTCGTCGGGGCGATCGAACAAATCCCCCCGGCTTATAGTGCGATACAAGTCAACGGCAAGCGCCTTTATCAACTCGCCCGCGCCGGGGAAGCGGTGGAAGTTCCGGCGCGGCAAGTCGAGATTTACCGGATCGCGCTGTCCGAGTGGCGCGGCGGCGACTATCCCGAAGCCGTCCTCGATATCGAGTGCGGCCCGGGAACCTACATCCGGGCGATCGCCCGCGATTTAGGGGAGATCTTGGCAACCGGGGGAACCCTGGCCGCTCTCACGCGCACCCAAAGTTGCGGTTTTGCCCTCGCGGATAGCGTCACCTTCGAGGAGATGGAAACCGCGTGCGATCGTGGCACATTTACCCCGATCGCCCCGGACAAAGCCCTCGCTCACTTATCTAAAGTGTCCCTTTCCCCCGAATTCGCCCGCCGTTGGTGCCAAGGTCAGCGCGTCCCCCTGCCCCCCGCAAGCGGCAATTGCCCCCCCCCGGTATGTGTCGATCGCGACGATGGAGAATTTCTTGGAATTGCGGAAATTACTGAGTCTGAAGGCGATCGCCGTCTCGTCCCCAAAATGGTCTTTTTACCCGAGGGTTAA
- a CDS encoding mechanosensitive ion channel family protein, producing MIEASTLIKFLVPLFLILSGLIAGLIIEKRLIQKLKSIPQVRDYARYQTFIDSLHGIPFVIFFTAGIYTALIASQLSPEIRLFLSRIILTIILGALTLVISRLCIGFVRVYSQTSDSDLPLTSLFVNLTRLVIFTIGSLIILQSIGISITPLLTALGVGGISIGLALQTTLSNLFSGLNIIMSRKVNPGDYVKLETGEEGYVTDVTWRHTTIREIPNNLIVVPNAQLVSATFKNYSLPEREIIVLVEVGVAYGSDLENVEKVTLSVAEEVMREVVGGVPEFEPFLRFHTFGYFSINFTVYFGAKKYFDHLITRHEFIKRLHKRYQEEGIEIPFPIRPVYPQDPM from the coding sequence ATGATCGAAGCCAGTACCCTCATTAAATTCCTCGTTCCCTTATTTTTAATTTTATCCGGCTTAATTGCTGGATTGATTATTGAAAAACGCCTGATCCAAAAGCTCAAATCGATCCCTCAAGTTCGTGACTACGCCCGCTATCAAACCTTTATCGATTCCCTGCACGGGATTCCCTTCGTCATCTTTTTTACCGCCGGAATTTACACGGCGTTAATCGCCAGTCAACTCAGCCCCGAAATACGCTTATTTTTATCGAGAATTATCCTCACGATTATTTTAGGGGCGCTGACTTTAGTTATTTCTCGGCTTTGTATCGGTTTCGTGCGCGTCTACAGTCAGACCTCCGATAGCGATCTTCCTTTAACGTCGTTATTCGTCAATCTGACCCGATTGGTTATTTTTACCATCGGAAGTTTAATTATTCTGCAATCGATCGGAATCTCGATTACACCTTTACTGACTGCGTTAGGGGTCGGCGGTATTTCGATCGGTTTGGCATTACAAACTACCCTATCTAATCTGTTTTCGGGATTGAATATTATCATGTCTCGCAAAGTCAATCCCGGCGATTATGTCAAGCTGGAAACGGGGGAGGAAGGCTACGTGACTGATGTCACTTGGAGACATACGACTATTCGCGAAATCCCCAATAATTTGATTGTCGTTCCTAACGCCCAGTTAGTTTCGGCAACGTTTAAAAATTATTCGCTTCCCGAACGAGAAATTATCGTCCTCGTCGAAGTTGGAGTGGCTTACGGTAGCGATCTGGAAAACGTCGAAAAAGTGACCCTCTCGGTGGCGGAAGAAGTGATGCGCGAGGTCGTCGGTGGGGTGCCGGAATTTGAACCCTTCCTCCGGTTTCATACCTTCGGTTATTTCAGTATTAATTTTACCGTTTATTTCGGCGCGAAAAAGTATTTCGATCATCTGATTACGCGCCACGAATTTATCAAGCGCCTGCACAAGCGTTATCAGGAAGAAGGGATTGAAATTCCCTTTCCCATCCGTCCCGTTTATCCACAAGATCCAATGTGA
- a CDS encoding ribbon-helix-helix protein, CopG family, with amino-acid sequence MARDELLQIRLTAQEKERLQAEADRRGVSMSEVIRDYIKRLPKQKA; translated from the coding sequence ATGGCTAGAGACGAACTTTTACAAATTCGATTGACAGCCCAAGAAAAAGAACGATTGCAAGCAGAAGCAGACCGTCGGGGCGTTTCCATGTCTGAGGTCATTCGCGATTACATCAAACGACTGCCCAAACAAAAAGCCTAG
- a CDS encoding dipeptidyl-peptidase 5 — translation MTQRQIQAYGSWKSPISSDLIIAGTVGIGQLALDGETVYWLEMRPTEGGRYAIARRRPDGKTEDVTPPEFNVRTRVHEYGGGAYLVAEETVYFVNFSDQRLYRQSPGGDPEAITPDDGRRYADFDHDRPRQRLIAVREDHSSAGEPVNTIAAISLDGRSSTQVLVAGDDFYSSPRVSPDGSQLCWLSWNHPDMPWDATELWVASLDADGNLGDSQRVAGGHDESIFQPQWSEDGQLYFVGDRSGWWNLYTWDGQQVRAICPQTAEFGLPHWVFGMSTYGLISPEAIACSYSREGLSHLGRLNVKTGDLQEIQTPYTSIASLQVQGNRAVFIGGSASEPTAVVQLDLDTGTYKILRQSTTLDFDRAYLSTPKPIAFPTTESATAYGIFYPPQNPDYEAPEGELPPLLVKSHGGPTASASSTLSLGIQYWTSRGFAVLDVNYRGSTGYGRDYRLQLHGHWGIYDVDDCANGAKYLADRGLVDGDRLAISGGSAGGYTTLCALTFRDTFKAGASHYGVSDLEALAKDTHKFESRYLDKLIGPYPDRRDLYEQRSPIHHCDRLSCPVIFFQGLEDKIVPPNQAETMLEVLRGKGLPVAYVAFEGEQHGFRRGENIKRALDGEFYFYARVFGFDPADAIEPVAIENL, via the coding sequence ATGACCCAACGGCAAATCCAAGCCTATGGCAGTTGGAAATCCCCGATTTCCTCCGATCTTATTATTGCGGGAACCGTCGGCATCGGACAACTGGCCCTCGATGGCGAGACAGTCTATTGGTTGGAAATGCGACCGACCGAAGGCGGACGTTACGCGATCGCCCGGCGCCGTCCCGACGGCAAAACCGAAGACGTCACCCCACCGGAATTCAACGTCCGCACTCGCGTTCACGAATATGGAGGCGGCGCCTATCTCGTCGCCGAAGAGACCGTCTATTTTGTCAACTTCAGCGACCAACGGCTTTATCGCCAGAGTCCCGGAGGAGACCCGGAAGCGATAACCCCGGACGACGGTCGCCGCTATGCCGATTTTGACCACGACCGACCCCGACAGCGCTTAATCGCAGTTCGGGAAGACCACAGCAGCGCCGGAGAACCCGTCAACACGATCGCCGCGATCTCCCTCGACGGTCGAAGTAGCACCCAAGTCCTCGTCGCCGGGGACGACTTCTATTCCTCTCCCCGGGTAAGTCCCGACGGTTCGCAACTGTGCTGGTTGAGTTGGAATCACCCGGATATGCCGTGGGATGCTACGGAGTTGTGGGTGGCATCCCTCGACGCCGACGGCAACCTCGGCGACAGCCAACGGGTGGCAGGGGGTCATGACGAGTCGATCTTTCAACCGCAATGGTCCGAGGACGGTCAGCTCTATTTCGTCGGCGATCGCTCGGGATGGTGGAATTTATATACCTGGGACGGGCAACAAGTGCGAGCAATCTGCCCGCAAACCGCAGAATTCGGCTTACCCCACTGGGTATTCGGGATGTCCACTTACGGCTTAATTTCCCCGGAGGCGATCGCGTGCAGTTACAGCCGCGAAGGCTTATCGCACTTAGGCCGCTTGAATGTCAAAACTGGCGACTTGCAAGAAATTCAAACCCCTTACACCTCCATTGCGTCCCTACAAGTTCAAGGTAACCGCGCCGTGTTTATTGGCGGATCCGCCAGCGAACCCACCGCAGTCGTCCAACTGGATTTAGACACCGGAACCTACAAAATTCTGCGCCAGTCCACCACCTTAGACTTCGATCGCGCCTACCTGTCCACCCCGAAACCGATCGCCTTTCCGACCACCGAAAGCGCCACCGCTTACGGCATCTTCTACCCGCCGCAAAATCCCGACTACGAAGCCCCCGAAGGGGAATTACCCCCCTTGTTGGTCAAAAGCCACGGCGGACCGACGGCTTCCGCAAGCAGCACTCTAAGTTTGGGGATTCAATATTGGACCTCGCGCGGTTTTGCGGTCCTCGATGTCAACTATCGCGGCAGTACGGGCTACGGACGGGATTATCGCTTGCAACTGCACGGCCATTGGGGCATTTACGACGTGGACGACTGCGCCAACGGGGCGAAATATTTGGCCGATCGCGGTCTCGTCGATGGCGATCGTCTGGCGATTTCCGGAGGCAGCGCGGGAGGGTATACCACATTGTGCGCCCTCACGTTTCGAGATACCTTCAAAGCGGGAGCCAGCCACTACGGCGTCAGCGATTTGGAAGCCCTAGCGAAAGATACGCATAAATTCGAGTCTCGCTATCTGGATAAATTAATCGGTCCGTATCCCGATCGCCGGGACTTGTACGAGCAGCGATCGCCGATTCATCACTGCGATCGCCTCTCCTGTCCGGTCATCTTTTTCCAAGGACTCGAAGATAAAATCGTCCCGCCCAATCAAGCCGAAACCATGCTCGAAGTCCTGCGCGGTAAAGGCTTACCCGTCGCTTACGTCGCCTTTGAAGGGGAACAACACGGCTTCCGCCGGGGCGAAAATATCAAACGCGCCCTCGATGGCGAGTTTTATTTTTACGCCCGGGTGTTCGGGTTCGACCCGGCGGACGCGATCGAACCCGTGGCGATCGAAAATCTATAA
- a CDS encoding PspC domain-containing protein — MMNNKRLYRSQRNQQIAGVCSGVAQYFGVDPTVVRLAFVLFALMGGPGLVLYLIMWVVVPLEP, encoded by the coding sequence ATGATGAATAACAAACGACTTTATCGCAGCCAACGTAACCAACAAATTGCCGGAGTCTGTAGTGGAGTGGCGCAATATTTCGGCGTCGATCCCACCGTGGTCCGGTTGGCGTTTGTCCTGTTTGCGTTAATGGGCGGACCCGGACTGGTGTTATACCTGATTATGTGGGTCGTGGTTCCCCTCGAACCTTAA
- a CDS encoding ferrochelatase, protein MVATPETVENNSRSPQVGDRVAVLLMGYGEVESYEDFANYNEQALNLLTAKFAPVPTWIYPPLAKLLALFDFHEWNHQHDNFISPHNAIFEKQREGIEKALQQRWGDRVEVFKAFNFCAPFLPEQVLAEIQQQGFQKLLIYPLLVVDSIFTSGIAVEQVNKALDRLADQDSGQSPIQSMRYIPSFYNEPDYIALMAQLVEETIAAELRGDYLPSEIGIVLMNHGCPHKAKGFTSGIRESEALYESVREQLIYRYPLISVGWLNHQTPLIEWTQPNAHLAAENLIQLGAKAIVFMPIGFATENHETLLDVHHIIHALEARHDRVRYVQMACVNEHPQFLQMAAEWAHPQIEALLAETEVSAVSASHSRTHARGHTHNHTHSHAH, encoded by the coding sequence GTGGTTGCTACTCCCGAAACCGTCGAGAACAATAGCCGTAGCCCGCAGGTCGGCGATCGCGTCGCCGTCTTGCTGATGGGATATGGTGAGGTCGAAAGTTACGAAGATTTTGCCAACTATAACGAGCAGGCGCTCAACTTGCTCACCGCCAAATTCGCCCCGGTTCCGACCTGGATTTATCCGCCGTTGGCGAAACTGCTGGCCCTGTTCGATTTTCACGAATGGAACCACCAACACGATAATTTTATTTCTCCCCACAATGCCATTTTCGAGAAACAACGCGAAGGCATTGAAAAGGCGCTCCAACAACGGTGGGGCGATCGTGTTGAAGTCTTTAAAGCCTTTAACTTCTGCGCCCCCTTCCTCCCCGAACAAGTCCTCGCCGAAATTCAACAGCAAGGGTTTCAAAAACTCCTCATCTATCCCCTCCTCGTCGTCGATTCGATTTTCACGAGCGGGATCGCCGTCGAACAGGTCAACAAAGCCCTCGATCGCCTCGCCGACCAAGATTCCGGCCAATCTCCCATTCAGTCGATGCGCTATATCCCCTCGTTCTACAACGAACCGGACTACATCGCCTTGATGGCTCAACTGGTCGAAGAAACGATCGCCGCCGAACTCCGTGGCGACTACCTCCCCTCGGAAATCGGCATCGTCCTGATGAATCACGGCTGTCCTCACAAAGCGAAAGGGTTTACCTCCGGAATCCGCGAAAGTGAGGCCCTCTACGAGTCGGTCCGCGAACAACTCATCTACCGCTATCCCCTCATTTCCGTCGGCTGGCTCAATCACCAAACCCCCTTAATCGAGTGGACCCAACCCAACGCTCACTTAGCCGCCGAAAATTTGATTCAACTCGGGGCGAAGGCGATCGTGTTTATGCCGATTGGCTTTGCTACGGAAAATCACGAAACTTTGCTCGACGTCCATCACATCATTCACGCCCTCGAAGCGCGCCACGATCGCGTCCGCTACGTGCAGATGGCTTGCGTCAACGAACATCCTCAATTCTTACAAATGGCTGCCGAGTGGGCTCACCCGCAAATTGAAGCCCTCCTCGCGGAAACCGAAGTCAGTGCCGTTTCGGCGAGCCACTCTCGGACTCATGCTCGCGGACACACTCACAACCATACTCATTCGCACGCCCATTAA
- a CDS encoding diguanylate cyclase, with protein MKGVKQELKGFCQWEWLSRYLPTLLSVGIGLVLSGVGFEAIARWQRSMQMADLEAKTQNVARAVETQIDAHLQGIWSIGDVLALGKGSFQPQGFETLARHFIARHSGVEALMWAPRIDRERRSDYERAMGERLGRAVTLSEGRSPAFPVSAIEPSTQRGFSLGLDLTTIAAFEDAIARSVQSQQAAVSFEPTPGNPYGSFAAIVPIYDADDELLGLAIALFDSGRLLKQAFKGIPLDEIDVVFSEPRRSPQIQWLTLYRSDLEQTYAEPEIQGKIAHLIRRDACSVPARCRYPVVIAGHEAIVQLLPKTTQSPFNAPLLAWIFLGAGLSLTAIVVAYLAEVQKRSAHLQHQIQDLSQANFELTRLNRIGDLLQACVTLEEAYETIPRLVEKLFPEQAGSLYILSASGNVLEAVSSWGEPTGSELVFGPDECWAIRSGRPHIFEKKHSGLACAHLRHPFPSMCLCIPMMAQGETLGLLYLSSRQRNGLSESKQELADNFAERLGLALANLKLREKLKNQSIRDPLTGLFNRRYLEESLERELYRATREQQGLGVILLDIDHFKQFNDTFGHDAGDTLLKELAMFLQGNIRQSDIACRYGGEEFVLIVPDASLDTIVDRAELLRQGVKHLHVQYHRESLGTISLSFGVACFPQNGKSASGLIEAADAALYEAKAQGRDRVAIASSGSTDL; from the coding sequence ATGAAGGGTGTCAAACAAGAATTGAAGGGATTTTGTCAGTGGGAGTGGCTGTCTCGCTATTTGCCGACGTTGTTGAGCGTCGGTATCGGTTTGGTGCTGTCGGGGGTGGGCTTTGAAGCGATCGCGCGCTGGCAGCGATCGATGCAAATGGCCGATCTCGAAGCCAAAACTCAGAATGTGGCGCGCGCCGTGGAAACTCAAATCGACGCCCATCTGCAGGGGATCTGGTCGATTGGGGACGTGCTCGCCCTCGGGAAGGGGTCGTTTCAACCCCAAGGTTTCGAGACCTTAGCCCGTCATTTTATCGCCCGCCATTCGGGGGTCGAGGCTCTGATGTGGGCGCCCCGGATCGACCGGGAACGGCGCTCGGATTACGAACGGGCGATGGGGGAGCGTTTGGGTCGAGCGGTCACCCTCAGTGAGGGGCGATCGCCCGCGTTTCCGGTCAGCGCGATCGAACCGAGTACCCAACGGGGATTTTCCTTGGGGTTGGACCTCACGACGATCGCCGCCTTCGAGGACGCGATCGCACGATCGGTGCAAAGTCAGCAAGCGGCGGTCAGCTTCGAGCCGACTCCGGGCAACCCCTACGGCAGTTTTGCGGCGATCGTACCGATTTACGACGCGGACGACGAACTGCTCGGTTTGGCGATCGCCCTGTTCGATTCCGGTCGCCTCCTCAAACAAGCCTTTAAAGGAATCCCCCTCGACGAAATCGACGTGGTGTTCTCCGAACCGAGGCGATCGCCCCAAATTCAATGGCTCACCCTCTATCGCAGCGATCTGGAGCAAACCTACGCCGAGCCGGAAATTCAAGGAAAAATTGCCCACCTGATCCGCCGGGACGCCTGCTCGGTTCCGGCGCGATGTCGCTACCCGGTCGTCATCGCCGGACACGAGGCGATCGTCCAACTGCTCCCCAAAACCACCCAAAGCCCTTTCAACGCGCCCCTTTTAGCCTGGATCTTTCTCGGCGCGGGTCTCTCGCTCACGGCGATCGTCGTCGCCTATCTCGCCGAAGTACAAAAACGCTCTGCGCACCTGCAACACCAAATCCAAGACCTCTCTCAAGCCAACTTCGAGCTGACGCGACTCAACCGGATCGGCGACTTACTGCAAGCGTGCGTCACCCTGGAAGAAGCTTACGAGACCATCCCCCGCCTGGTCGAAAAACTGTTTCCCGAGCAAGCGGGATCCCTCTACATTCTCAGCGCTTCCGGTAACGTCCTCGAAGCGGTCAGCTCTTGGGGCGAACCGACGGGTAGCGAACTGGTCTTCGGTCCGGATGAATGTTGGGCGATCCGTTCGGGAAGACCCCATATTTTTGAAAAAAAACATAGCGGTTTGGCGTGCGCTCACTTGCGTCACCCGTTTCCGTCGATGTGCTTGTGCATTCCGATGATGGCTCAGGGAGAAACCTTGGGACTGCTCTATCTCAGTTCTCGCCAACGCAACGGGTTGAGCGAAAGCAAGCAAGAACTCGCCGATAATTTTGCCGAACGTTTGGGTTTGGCTTTGGCCAATTTAAAATTACGGGAAAAGCTCAAAAATCAAAGTATTCGCGACCCCCTGACGGGTTTGTTCAATCGCCGCTATTTAGAAGAATCCCTCGAACGCGAACTCTACCGCGCCACTCGCGAACAACAAGGATTGGGGGTGATCTTGCTCGATATCGACCATTTCAAACAGTTTAACGATACCTTCGGCCACGATGCGGGGGATACGTTACTCAAAGAATTGGCGATGTTTTTGCAAGGTAATATCCGTCAGTCGGATATCGCCTGTCGCTATGGCGGGGAAGAATTTGTCTTGATTGTGCCCGATGCGTCTCTCGATACGATCGTCGATCGCGCCGAGTTGTTGCGTCAGGGGGTGAAACACTTGCACGTTCAATATCACCGCGAGTCTCTCGGGACGATTTCTCTGTCGTTTGGCGTCGCCTGTTTTCCCCAAAACGGGAAATCGGCGTCGGGGTTAATCGAGGCGGCAGATGCGGCGCTCTACGAGGCGAAGGCTCAAGGACGCGATCGCGTGGCGATCGCCTCTTCCGGCTCGACGGATCTGTAG